Proteins from a genomic interval of Phycisphaerae bacterium RAS1:
- a CDS encoding PilZ domain protein: MFDFEQTNDAIDHDRAFDMLKELEQNTPDEIRRQRAHFRITVKAKVTLQSGNASQVLDFKVQGVTGDVSEGGCRILCPIPMHVGDIYRLEFDRKTLNIPLTFARCVRCHLLREDAYEVGFAFFMPLSLPEIEQSQETSIL, encoded by the coding sequence ATGTTCGATTTTGAACAGACCAATGACGCGATCGACCATGATCGTGCGTTCGACATGCTCAAGGAGCTGGAGCAGAACACGCCCGACGAAATCCGGCGGCAGCGGGCGCACTTCCGCATCACGGTCAAGGCCAAGGTCACGCTGCAGTCGGGCAACGCCAGCCAGGTGCTCGATTTCAAGGTGCAGGGCGTCACCGGCGACGTATCCGAGGGCGGCTGCCGCATTCTCTGTCCGATCCCGATGCACGTCGGCGACATCTATCGGCTCGAGTTCGACCGCAAGACGCTGAATATCCCGCTCACGTTCGCGCGTTGCGTGCGCTGTCACCTGCTGCGCGAGGACGCCTACGAGGTGGGCTTCGCGTTTTTCATGCCGTTGTCGCTGCCGGAGATCGAGCAGTCGCAGGAGACGTCGATTCTGTAG